CCTCACActcaagtagagagagagagaggggcgtccAGACTCCAGTAGAGCCGAATTGGGGAGGAAATAAGGAGAAGAAAAAGGCGGCAAGCTTTGGGGCGATGCCGGAGGGAAACCCTCGAAATCCTACGGCAATGGAGAGGAGGGAGATGGAAACTTTCAGATCCTTCAGGATGGATCGTAACTCCCCCGAGGCCGCCAAGCTCCGCGACGCCGTCTCCCGGAAGCTGTTCGACTTCCTCGGCACCTACTCCGACGACGTCCTCGCGGTACTAATTCATATCCCGACCCCATGCCCCTGCCTTCACATCGTTTCCAGTCTTCTTCTCTAGCAGATTTATGCGCCctcggtttctctctctctctttcctccccTTCTCCCCGCTTGTCCTTTTTCTCTTTGTCGTTGAACTACTATCAGGGATTGCGTATTTTCTCTTGGTGTTGAACTACTGTTAGGTGATTGCGTTTTTGCTCTTGGTGTTCCACTACTATTAGGGGTTGCGTGTTTACCGATCGATTTGTGTCTGCTCCTGCGTTTGAAATATACGGTAAATCTATCCTTGCAGCTGATACACCGTATGCTCTTGTTCTCGGAACACTGGTTATGAAACAGCCACGGGGAATATATGATTGCTTATGCGGGAGGTCGATGTTGCCATCATGGGTGAATCATAGTTGAACATTCAGTTCGAACTTTGTCGGGGTTTCTTGCAGCGTTGGCTTTGGGGTAGAAGCAATGGCGGAGCTAGGATTTTACCAGAGGGGGAGCCGAACAGGGAAATTATTATCGAAGGTTAAAAATAAGCTCAAGCAATACAcgtgaaaataataataatgatgatgatgatgccgACAATCCTAccatttgaaaaatatatttttcacacAATTTTTTTAGAAGTGCGTCCAGCCAGATCTTTTTATTATCTTTAATCACAAAGGGAGAGGAGAAAACCTCTTTGGCCGGAGTCATGAAGTCTGCAATGGTTTATAGGCTCTCTGGTATACATTTACAAACGAAGGCTTGACCTTATTGGCAATGCTCAGTTTGGCAATCTGGTGTCTGTTTGTATTTGCATGTGTCTAGTCATCATCTGCGGATTCCAGAGAGTGCATAACCTCGCGAGAGATTAAACAACATTATAATTATATGGCATATAGCATGATTGCTGACATATGTTTTTTTCCTTTATTGATCAAGGAATACATTGTAGTGCTTGTTTGCAATGGCAAACATCAGAATCAGGCACAGGATGACCTGGAGGCATTTCTTGGGGATGAGAGTGCAAAATTTGTGGCATGGTATCTTGATTTTGACCCCTCATTATCCATTTGTGATTTTATTTCTATGTAAGATATGCTTATTTTTGCTTACCCTAtggatttatgattttatttaggCTCTGGGATTATCTCTATAAGGAAGTAAGTATTTTGAGATCACCTCTTGACTCTTCAAACCTTAAAGCTGAGGGGACAAGTATGCAAGACAATTTTTGGACAGGGAGCAGAAATGTAGCAGGCCACTGGATCATCAGATTACTGACATTCTGCTGGTAACAATTTCCTTTCAAATTTCTCTTAGCATACAAATAATATTTGATCTGTTTAACAGTATAGGAGGTTTTAATATATTTTGCAGTCTAAGGATGGCTTGTATGAATCACCAAACTTCTCTACAAACTCAAGTCGGTCAAACACTGTTGAAGTTTCGGAGAACCTCCAACGATGGCGTCCGACCGACATCCCTTCAATTGAAGTAGATGCTGAGAGATCACCGGCACAGACACATGAAGTTCACCAGAAGTTTATTCCAACTGACAGTAACTCCAGTGGAGCTATTAAGCATTTGTCATCTAGCATACGATATGAGAGTCAGCATCAGAAGGTTGATCGGCTAAGCCATCTGTATTAGGTTTGATTATCATGTAAATTTCTAAAAAAGATTGCAGTATCTAACTTCATCATTGCATATGGTAGAACAGATTACCAAAAATAATTCCAGTGCAGTACCTTGTCAGCCTTTGCCTATGCCAAAGACAGAAGCAGTTGCAAGGAAATTACAATCAACTATTATAGGCAAGTATTTCTTTTTTTCGAGTGCTTGGATTAACTACTGAAGGTGCCTGCATTCTTGCATACTTAAATATCATGCCCCTAGGTTCTCCTATAATGGCAGTTTAGTTGTGTCTGATCTGCAACTTCAGAGTTACTGTATTCCCTGTCATCTTTCATTGGCCCTTGTATGATGCTATATTCTTCACAAGTATTTACTTTATCATGAGTGTCCAAAAGTCCGTGCTCTTCTAATTGAGTGTTACAGAATTGtggtttttccttcttctttttttatatgcAGAAGATGCTGAATCTAGGTCCTTGTCCATGAAAAATACTTCTGCAAGAAGGCTGCCTTCAAAAGCCATGGAAGTTGAAGAGCATCAAAATACTCAGCCACGTGGTAGTGTTTGGGATAGAATAGGCAAGCCATGTAAAGAAGGTGATCCTTTAAGGGAAAAGAGAAACTGTAATGGAGAAGAGCTTCAAAATATTAGATCAATTGAGCCAGATGCAAGATTGAGTTCTACTCTAACTGGTAGGTTGGTTGCACCTGATGAAGTTTGTGGCAGGACCATTTCCAACCACCATTCTGATAGGAACGGTAAACAGGAGTGGAATTCCCATACATTGCACGCTCCTGATCATGGGGATAAATCCAAACGCAAAAGACAATATGATCAGATTGATTCTGGGAACAGTTCTTCATCTTTTTCTGGGTGCAAGGAGAATCATCTCCAAGATAAAGAAGCATTTCCAAAGTTGCAAAGATCATTACCTGTTAAACATAACTGTTTGCAAAGCTTAAATAAGTCTACAGCTGAAGCTAAAGGTTTAACAATGATGTTTTCTGAGCCAGCATGCCATTCAGCAGAATCCTCAAGACCAGAGCCTCATCTACAGTCCAATACAGTATCTCAATCTCTGTTGGATAAAAGGGCTTTACGAACCACTCTTATGCAGAATCTGGTTCCAGCTAACAATCCAGCACCAACCCAATCTGAATCCCTCAGCAATTCAGAACATGGAAATGGCAACAGTAGGCCTATGGAAAATGTAAGAATTCATTGATATATGCTAGCACTATTCAAAGTTTCCAACAATTACCATTTTATCTCCTTTAAAACCCTCATGTAGGAAATGTTGAATGTGAAATTAAAACTGCACCAAGTTGAGATGGATATGCTTAAGCTCCGTTCGAAGCAGGTGGAGATGAACAACGGAAAACTCAATGCATCATCAGGTTTTGAGCTGCAATTTTGTGTATCTTATTTCTTTGAATTATGCATCAGTGCCCTCTGTCCTACTCAAAGATTTAATATTAGTGGTTGTTTTTCAGTTGAAAATGTTTAAATTTGAATATCATGTGCTGCTTGCCAAATTTTTGAGAGAACTTTCATCCAGGGTTCCTTGGTATTTTTTCATGTACTCAAATCCTTCTCCCACATCCAGTCTTTATCTTCACCCAGGCCTCTTGtatttattgaagataaaatTATTGTCTTAATTGATTCTCCACCATTGTATCAGCTATTATAGACATTCCTGAAGTTCCTTTTATGTGCTTACATTTATCTTTAACTTTATACTTGTCCATACACCTATTTCAGTTTTTTCATTTCCACTACACTTGCATGCTATATACCTGAACCTTCCATTGTCCAACGTACTGTTTGACACAATTTGTGAGTCTCACTGCTGTCCTTCACTTATGACTCTAGTTCATCGCATGTAATGCATGTAACTATCACACAGCACCTTAAAAACAATGTTCTACATCATCCTAATAATCCATTATTCTATCTGCATGCACAATGTGTGACACATGTTAGAACAATATTTCTTTCTTAAAGTCCAAAACTTAATCTTCAAAACTAGCATATTAACTGCGTGTGGGACTCCATCTTACTTGATGTAGTTGAATTTCATGATTCAGATATTAGGCATAATTCCATCTGGAGACATATACCCATTTCCTACAAGTTCCTTGCAATTTGGAGAATTTGGCTCTTGTTGCCAGAATTTATCCAATTACTTACAGTTACCCTATAAATTAGCAACTAATCATATGTGGCAGCAGCATTAAATAACAGATGTCTGCTTAATTTCTTTTTGCGATGTTACATATTCATGTTTGGCCTGATTTTCTTGAGATGTAAAGACATATTTTATATGTGAGAAAAATGGCATGAAAGGTGTTTGCCCTTTATCAGCTCCTGCTTAATTCACTAgtaattattttatctatataaaatttttatttagctTGTTTTGTTCTAGATGGAAATACCTGTAAGGGCCTGTTTGGAAAACCCTGATAAGTTATCTCTGAAATAGATTCATATATAGTGTTAGAAGTAATTTGGAATGGACCGATGATGCATGAAGATTCAAGCCCATTATGACCCATCGGACCCATATCAGCGTCTCTCAAGTGGCTTAGTTGTTGTGGTTTGCCCGATCTCTGATTGGTAAATGTCTGTCCCGACTCTTGATCGGAGGCTATTCTGTCCAACCTCTCGTCGGCATATTCTTTATTCGAATCCTGGGGGAAAAGATTCTTGGTCGGAAAACTATCAGTCTCAACTCCTAGTCGGCACGCCACACTCTTTGATCTTTCTTCATAAGCAGATTGATTAGGCTCAGATTCAAAAGGCAGGCGTCAATTGGTCATAGTTGTCAATACTATCTGGCCATATCTGTCAATACTATCTGGGTGTAACCGTCTGATCATGAGAATCTTTCGGATGTAACCGTCTGATCTTGAGAATCACAACCAAATAACTGCACAAGATTCGGCCAGTCTGTCTACCAAAAACGATTACACTGCcgtctcctctataaatactTAAATCCTGAAGATCCAGATAAGTAACCCATTTCAGAGAGCTAAAATTTTACTTCTCTGTTTGCGtattttgacttgagcatcggagggtccttgtCGGAGCACAATCCTTCGATCCGGACTTTTTTGCAAGTTGCTCCAGCACCGCGCTTCCCAATTTTCCGGCGTCAACCAGAAATCAGGTAGCAACAGAAAGAGGAAGGGCTGAATCTTAGGTCCTATAGAAAGAAGTAGACGAGTCAGAAACTCTCAAAGATGGCTCCCCGCAGGACTTCCTCTCGGCGAACCAATACCTCCACCTCCCGGTAGGTGCAGAATGAAACAAATCACTTTGCTCGGCACCTCCAGCGACGATGGAAGTTCCTGCGTCGGTGCAGTAATCCGCGGCGGTGATCGTGGAGCAATTCAATCTGCTTTTCCAGCAAGTGCAACAACTCACGACTGTCGTTCAGGCAGCGATCTAGCATCCGTCGGAGCCACAGCCGATGAATCAGACCCAAATCTCTTCGCCCCAGCGATTGGCGGCAGATTAGACTCAAGAGCCAAGGAGACAGTGGTCTTCGAGTCCTCAGTCGGGGCATGATTCAATCCCCGACCGACGATCTCCTCCGCGCTCTGAAGCGCATACTAATTGAGATGTGGAAGTCGAGTGAAGACTTCAAGAAATGGATCGGAAGATCCAGCAGATTTGCAACAACCCGTCAGCATCATTCGACGGGTTCGATTCTGAGCCGTCTTTTGTGACGAGCATCCTCTAGGAAtctatcccaccaaacttcaaggttCTTCAGTTGGAGTAGCTCAATGGCGCTAGAGAAACAAATAAATATAAACACTGATCCTGAAGACCAGTGGATCTTCCAATTCATTGGGATCAAGAGCTGGGATCATCTTAATCGGGCCGGAAGGTGATGtggcggagtacgctctgcggttTGAATTTTCAGCCACCAACAATAAAGCAGAGTATGAGGCTTTAATTGCTGGGCTTAGACTTGTAAAGGATGTGAGAGCTAAATATTTGAAGGTcttcagtgactctcaactagtgacGGGATAAGTCAAGGGCGAATATGAAGCAcgagagaaaaacatgaagaggtacctcgaaaaggtaaaaaaaaTAGCCATATCTTTTCTAAGCTTTGATATTCAACAGGTACGTTGGATACAAAATATACGAATGGATGTGCTGTCAAAGCTAGCAGCCTCTCTACCATCCgaatttcaaaaagaaatttATATTGAGATATTGGAAAACTCAAGTTTGGAAGAACCTCTTGCTGTTCGGCACGATTGAAGAAGAGTCTTGCTGGATTGATCCCTTACTGAAGTATCTCAGGTTGGATGAATTACCATCTGACAGTCGGAAAGCTCGAAAAATCCGCAAGCATGCTGTCTACTATGTGCTTCATGATAACAAGCTGTATAAGCGATCCTTCTCTCTCCCGCTTCTGAAGTGTCTGCGACCGTCTGAAGCCGATTATGCACTAAGAGAGATCCACGAGGGAATTTATGAAAATTACTTGGGTGTAAAGactctttcttacaaaatcctctGACAAGGTTATTATTGGCCTTCGATGCAAAAGGATGCCTCCGCTTTTGTAAGAAGGTGCGATCGCTGTCAGAGGACTTTCAATGTTTAGCATCAACCAGCGGTGCCTCTTACTCCCATCGTCGCTCCATGGCCTTTCGCTCAGTGGGGAATGAACATTTTGGATCCTTTTCCTCAGGTCTCAGCTCAGCACAAATTCCTCTTGATGGCTATTGATTACTTCACAAAGTGGGTGGAGGTCGAGCCCCTAACCTGTATAACAGAGGCTAAGGTTAAAGACTTCATCTAGAAATCCATTATCTGCCGCTATGGTCTTCCGAGAGTGCT
The sequence above is a segment of the Elaeis guineensis isolate ETL-2024a chromosome 7, EG11, whole genome shotgun sequence genome. Coding sequences within it:
- the LOC105049259 gene encoding LOW QUALITY PROTEIN: uncharacterized protein (The sequence of the model RefSeq protein was modified relative to this genomic sequence to represent the inferred CDS: inserted 1 base in 1 codon) translates to MAGEAMIGSRFLAPSMYHPRSSLRHKIPHTIGIWKGTPHPNPSSSIDHHIRSSSTAILLSSHSSRERERGVQTPVEPNWGGNKEKKKAASFGAMPEGNPRNPTAMERREMETFRSFRMDRNSPEAAKLRDAVSRKLFDFLGTYSDDVLAEYIVVLVCNGKHQNQAQDDLEAFLGDESAKFVAWLWDYLYKEVSILRSPLDSSNLKAEGTSMQDNFXDREQKCSRPLDHQITDILLSKDGLYESPNFSTNSSRSNTVEVSENLQRWRPTDIPSIEVDAERSPAQTHEVHQKFIPTDSNSSGAIKHLSSSIRYESQHQKITKNNSSAVPCQPLPMPKTEAVARKLQSTIIEDAESRSLSMKNTSARRLPSKAMEVEEHQNTQPRGSVWDRIGKPCKEGDPLREKRNCNGEELQNIRSIEPDARLSSTLTGRLVAPDEVCGRTISNHHSDRNGKQEWNSHTLHAPDHGDKSKRKRQYDQIDSGNSSSSFSGCKENHLQDKEAFPKLQRSLPVKHNCLQSLNKSTAEAKGLTMMFSEPACHSAESSRPEPHLQSNTVSQSLLDKRALRTTLMQNLVPANNPAPTQSESLSNSEHGNGNSRPMENEMLNVKLKLHQVEMDMLKLRSKQVEMNNGKLNASSGVQDNPEEDIELRTVLVTNVHFAASREALLSHFTKCGTIVKVVMLTDTITGQPKGAAYIVFASKDSVDKALSLTGTSFFSRKLMVMRKADIPPGFLVPAQPAGKHLQPWNTQLPKKTPIQRHNMSSNLQWRRDQSASRENSIPATNGFGSSNVGK